A region of Acidithiobacillus ferridurans DNA encodes the following proteins:
- the rplC gene encoding 50S ribosomal protein L3, which translates to MVMGLIGRKVGMTRIVADDGRVLPVTVIHVAPNTVAQVKDIATDGYCAVQVATGTRRPQRVTSAVAGHFRKSGIAPGRLLREFRVADTANYTCGMDIDLDIFAEGQRVDVSGVSKGKGFAGAIKRHNFRSNRASHGNSLSHRAPGSIGCRQTPGRVFKGKKMAGHLGAEQVTTLNLELVRIDANRRLLMIKGAVPGARDGDVMIRPAVRG; encoded by the coding sequence ATGGTAATGGGCCTGATCGGACGGAAAGTAGGTATGACGCGCATCGTTGCAGATGACGGGCGTGTGTTGCCGGTAACCGTCATCCATGTGGCGCCGAATACGGTGGCACAGGTTAAAGATATCGCCACTGACGGTTACTGTGCAGTGCAGGTGGCAACCGGTACGCGCCGTCCACAGCGAGTAACCTCTGCTGTGGCAGGACACTTTCGTAAAAGTGGCATTGCTCCCGGGCGGCTATTACGAGAATTCCGCGTGGCAGATACTGCTAATTATACGTGCGGTATGGACATCGATCTGGACATTTTCGCTGAAGGGCAGCGCGTGGATGTGTCGGGCGTGAGCAAGGGTAAAGGCTTCGCCGGCGCCATCAAGCGCCATAATTTCCGGAGTAACCGCGCGAGTCATGGTAACTCCCTGTCCCACCGTGCACCGGGATCCATCGGTTGTCGCCAGACGCCGGGCCGCGTGTTCAAGGGCAAGAAAATGGCCGGACACCTGGGCGCAGAACAGGTCACAACACTCAATCTTGAGTTGGTACGTATCGATGCCAATCGTCGCCTGCTCATGATCAAGGGTGCCGTCCCTGGTGCGCGAGACGGGGACGTGATGATTCGTCCCGCCGTGCGTGGTTAG
- the rpsJ gene encoding 30S ribosomal protein S10 — MDSSKIRIRLKSYDYRMLDISAAEIVETARRTGARVCGPIPLPTKIERFTVLRSPHVDKNARDQFEQRTHKRLLDILDPNDKTVDALIKLDLAAGVDVEIKL, encoded by the coding sequence ATGGACAGTTCCAAGATTCGCATCCGCCTTAAATCATATGATTATCGCATGCTTGATATTTCCGCTGCGGAAATCGTAGAAACCGCGCGCCGGACCGGTGCACGTGTTTGTGGCCCGATTCCCCTTCCCACAAAAATCGAACGCTTTACGGTTTTGCGTTCGCCGCATGTGGATAAAAATGCGCGTGATCAGTTTGAACAACGTACGCACAAACGCTTACTAGATATTCTCGATCCCAACGACAAGACGGTGGATGCCCTGATCAAACTGGATCTGGCGGCTGGCGTCGATGTCGAGATCAAGCTGTAA